Part of the Caulobacter sp. SL161 genome is shown below.
CACCTTGGTGAAGCGGAACTGATAGTTCGAGAAGCCCATGTGCTTGATCTTGCCCACGACCGAGGCGTGGGTCTTGTCGAGCACATAGCGGCCGGCCGGCACGTCGGCGGGCTTGGTCGAGCTGACGCCCGGCGCGGCCAGGGCGGCGGGAGAAGCCAGCAAGGCAATAGCGACGGCGCCATAGGCGACCTTGGACAGGGAGAAGTGACGGGACATGGGGAGGCGCTCCAGAGTGAATTAAAACAGCGCTAGTTGCAGTTCCCCGATCTAGGTACTCCAGCACGGCTTTGAAGGGCCCGATGTTCACGAGCGCGTGATAACGTACCCTCATGATATTCATTGATGAGGCGCCGGGCGCTTGGCGACCCCCAGCGCCCCGCTTAAACACGGCGCACGATCTGGAGTTTCTCCCATGACTTTCCGCGCGCCTGTTCGCGATCTTGCTTTCTCTCTGCGCCATGTCGCCGGCTTCGAGCGTCTGGCCGACGCCTTTCCCGAGGCAGACGCCGACACGGTTGCGGCGGTGCTGGAAGCGGCCGGCGCGTTCGCAAGCGACATCCTGGCGCCGCTGAACCGCCAGGGCGACCTGGTCGGCGCAAGACTCGAGAACGGCGTGGTTCGCACCGCGCCCGGCTTCGCCGACGCCTACCAGCAGTTCGCGCAAGGCGGCTGGACCAGCCTGGCCGCACCGGCCGAGCATGGCGGTCAGGGCCTGCCCAAGACGCTGGAGGTGGCCGTCCTCGAAATGGTCCAGGCGGCCAATATGGCCTTTGGCCTCTGCCCGATGCTGAGCCTGGGCGCCATCGAGGCCCTGGAGCTGTGCGGCTCGCCCGAACAGAGGGCCAAGTATCTGGGCAAGCTGGTCTCGGGCGAATGGACCGGCACCATGAACCTGACCGAGCCCCAGGCCGGCTCGGACCTGGCGGCCCTGACCACGATGGCCACGCCGGATGGCGACGGCGGTTGGCGGATCACCGGCCAGAAGATCTACATCACCTGGGGCGACCACGACGCCGCCGACAACATCGTCCACCTCGTTCTGGCGCGTACGCCCGACGCCCCGCCTGGGGTGAAGGGCATCTCGCTGTTCCTGGCCCCCAAGGTGCTGGTCGGCGACGACGGCAAGCCGGGGCAAGCCAACGCCCTGCGGGCCGGTAGCCTGGAGCACAAGCTGGGCATCCACGGCTCGCCCACCTGCGTGATGCTGTTCGAGGGGGCCAAGGCCGAGCTGGTCGGCGAGCTCGGACAGGGCCTGCCCAACATGTTCGTGATGATGAACGCCGCCCGCCTGCAGGTCGGGGCCCAAGGCGTCGCCATCGCCGAGCGGGCCTATCAGCAGGCCCTCGCCTTCAGCCAGGACCGCGCCCAGGGCCGTTCGGCCTGGACCGGCGCCTATCCCTCGCGCCTGTTCGACCATCCGGACGTGCGCCGCACGCTCGTTCTGATGAAGGCCCATATCGAGGCCGCGCGGGGAATCTGCCTGTCGACCGCCGTCGCCGCCGATCTGGCCCGCGCCGCGCCGGACGCGGCGACCCGCACGGCCGCCAAGCTGCGCGAGGAGCTGCTGACCCCGATCGCCAAGGCCTGGTCGACCGACATCGGCGTCTGGGTCGCCTCCCAGGGCCTGCAGATTCACGGCGGCATGGGCTTCATCGAAGAGACCGGTGCGGCCCAGCACTATCGTGACGCCCGTATCGCCCCGATCTACGAGGGCGCCAACGGCATCCAGGCCATCGACCTGGTCGGCCGCAAGCTGATGCTGGGCGAGGGGCAGGCCGTCGGCGACCTGATGGACGACATCCGCGACACCATCGACCTTCTGAAGGCCTCGGACCTGAAGAGCGTCGGCCTGCGCCTGGAGGCCGCGCTGGACGCCGCCGCCTCGGCGACCGCCTGGCTGATCGAACGCCGCGCCAAGGCCATGCCCGACGCGCTGTCGGGCGCGACGGCCTATCAGAAGCTGCTGGGCGATGTGGTCGGCGGCTGGATGCTGGCCAAGGGGGCCCTGGCGGCCGCCGGCGAGGCCGACGCAGCCTGGGCCGAAAGCAAGCGCGCCCTGGCCCGCGTGTTCGCCGAAGCCGTCCTGGCCCAGGTTCCCGGCGCGGCGGCCGGGGTCATGATCGGGGCGGCGGATTTCGAGGCGATGACCCCCGAGGTGCTGGGGGCTTAAGCGCCTCTCAAAGATAACGTCATCCCGCGCTTCATGCGCGGGATGACGGCGAGATGGGGGCAATCCCGCGCTCTGGAAAGCGCAGGATCGGCCGCGCTTACAGCTGTTCCAGCAGGTACTCGGCCGACGAGACCTTGAACTGGCCGGCGTCTTCGACGTGCAGCTGGGTGACGACGCCGTCCTTGGCGACCAGCGAATAGCGCTGCGAGCGCGCGCCCATGCCGAACTTGCTGCCGTCGAAATCCAGGCCGATGGCCTTGGTGAAGTCGCCGTTGCCGTCGGCGATCAGCAGGACCTCGCCGTCAATGCCTTGGTCCTTGCCCCAGGCCTTCATCACGAAGACGTCGTTGACCGAGACGCAGACGATCGAGTCCACGCCCTTGGCCTTCAGCTCGTCGGCCTTTTCCTTGAAGCCCGGCAGGTGCTTGGCCGAGCAGGTCGGGGTGAAGGCGCCGGGCACGGCGAACAGGGCGACGGCCTTGCCCTTGAAGATGTCGTCGGTGCTGATCGGCGCGGGCCCTTCAGCCGTGCTGGTCATGAAAGTCGCCGCCGGGAGCGT
Proteins encoded:
- a CDS encoding acyl-CoA dehydrogenase codes for the protein MATPSAPLKHGARSGVSPMTFRAPVRDLAFSLRHVAGFERLADAFPEADADTVAAVLEAAGAFASDILAPLNRQGDLVGARLENGVVRTAPGFADAYQQFAQGGWTSLAAPAEHGGQGLPKTLEVAVLEMVQAANMAFGLCPMLSLGAIEALELCGSPEQRAKYLGKLVSGEWTGTMNLTEPQAGSDLAALTTMATPDGDGGWRITGQKIYITWGDHDAADNIVHLVLARTPDAPPGVKGISLFLAPKVLVGDDGKPGQANALRAGSLEHKLGIHGSPTCVMLFEGAKAELVGELGQGLPNMFVMMNAARLQVGAQGVAIAERAYQQALAFSQDRAQGRSAWTGAYPSRLFDHPDVRRTLVLMKAHIEAARGICLSTAVAADLARAAPDAATRTAAKLREELLTPIAKAWSTDIGVWVASQGLQIHGGMGFIEETGAAQHYRDARIAPIYEGANGIQAIDLVGRKLMLGEGQAVGDLMDDIRDTIDLLKASDLKSVGLRLEAALDAAASATAWLIERRAKAMPDALSGATAYQKLLGDVVGGWMLAKGALAAAGEADAAWAESKRALARVFAEAVLAQVPGAAAGVMIGAADFEAMTPEVLGA
- a CDS encoding peroxiredoxin; its protein translation is MAIKVGDTLPAATFMTSTAEGPAPISTDDIFKGKAVALFAVPGAFTPTCSAKHLPGFKEKADELKAKGVDSIVCVSVNDVFVMKAWGKDQGIDGEVLLIADGNGDFTKAIGLDFDGSKFGMGARSQRYSLVAKDGVVTQLHVEDAGQFKVSSAEYLLEQL